One Cellulomonas sp. Y8 DNA segment encodes these proteins:
- a CDS encoding PAS and ANTAR domain-containing protein, which translates to MIQTTSPERAPALSARTPAGAYRLDLETQHWWWSDQVYAIHGFAPHEVVPTTELLLAHKHPEDRDRSVAVLDEASRTGGTFATVHRIVDTRGRERVVAVVGEGRGPSAAGPPSELVGYFVDVTDAVADRAQAAATVSIAAAAQSRSVIDQAVGVVAFVEEVDPGAAFLVLRAASNDANVPIRVLARAIVGALPTLRHDPGRVRHFLDGLLAPAHRPTVAATGA; encoded by the coding sequence ATGATCCAGACCACGAGCCCGGAGCGCGCACCGGCACTCAGCGCCCGCACACCCGCGGGCGCCTACCGCCTCGATCTCGAGACGCAGCACTGGTGGTGGTCCGACCAGGTCTACGCCATCCACGGGTTCGCCCCGCACGAGGTCGTGCCGACGACGGAGCTGCTGCTCGCGCACAAGCACCCCGAGGACCGGGACCGGTCGGTCGCCGTGCTCGACGAGGCGAGCCGCACGGGCGGCACCTTCGCGACGGTGCACCGGATCGTCGACACCCGGGGCCGGGAGCGGGTCGTCGCGGTGGTCGGCGAGGGGCGCGGGCCGTCCGCCGCGGGACCGCCGTCCGAGCTGGTCGGCTACTTCGTGGACGTCACCGACGCGGTCGCCGACCGCGCGCAGGCCGCGGCCACGGTGTCCATCGCCGCCGCGGCGCAGAGCCGGTCGGTGATCGACCAGGCGGTCGGGGTCGTCGCCTTCGTCGAGGAGGTCGACCCGGGCGCCGCGTTCCTGGTGCTGCGCGCGGCCTCGAACGACGCGAACGTGCCGATCCGCGTCCTCGCGCGCGCGATCGTCGGCGCGCTCCCGACGCTGCGGCACGACCCGGGGCGGGTCCGGCACTTCCTCGACGGGCTGCTCGCGCCCGCGCACCGTCCCACCGTGGCCGCGACCGGCGCCTGA
- a CDS encoding UbiA family prenyltransferase yields MPPAAAPTTARRAVALVRAAHAPPAFAVTLFAGAYAAGAAGAGPGRAVLVAAAVLAGQLSVGWSNDWIDAGRDLAVGRADKPVVAGTVTVAGLRRAALVALAACALLSLALGPPAAVLHLALVAAAWAYNARLKSTAWSWLPYAVAFGGLPSVATLGVPGGDALAPWWVTAGGALLGVGAHLANVLPDLEDDAATGVRGLPHRLGRRRTAFGAAGVLLVAVAVVVLGPPGAPGAPAAAGLALASALAASGVAVALARPASRWPFGAAMAVAAVAVVLLVVQG; encoded by the coding sequence ATGCCGCCGGCAGCCGCACCGACGACCGCGCGCCGCGCCGTCGCGCTGGTCCGCGCCGCGCACGCCCCGCCGGCGTTCGCGGTCACGCTGTTCGCCGGCGCGTACGCCGCGGGCGCGGCCGGTGCCGGCCCCGGGCGCGCCGTGCTGGTGGCGGCCGCCGTGCTCGCCGGCCAGCTGTCGGTCGGCTGGTCGAACGACTGGATCGACGCCGGCCGGGACCTCGCGGTCGGCCGGGCCGACAAGCCGGTGGTCGCCGGGACGGTGACGGTCGCCGGGCTGCGCCGCGCGGCCCTCGTCGCGCTGGCCGCGTGCGCGCTGCTCTCGCTCGCGCTCGGGCCGCCCGCCGCGGTGCTGCACCTGGCCCTGGTGGCGGCCGCCTGGGCCTACAACGCGCGCCTGAAGTCCACCGCGTGGTCCTGGCTGCCGTACGCGGTGGCGTTCGGCGGGTTGCCGTCGGTCGCGACGCTCGGGGTGCCGGGCGGCGACGCGCTCGCGCCCTGGTGGGTGACCGCGGGGGGCGCGCTGCTCGGCGTCGGCGCGCACCTCGCGAACGTGCTCCCCGACCTGGAGGACGACGCGGCGACCGGCGTCCGCGGGCTGCCGCACCGGCTCGGCCGGCGGCGGACCGCGTTCGGGGCGGCCGGGGTGCTGCTCGTGGCCGTCGCGGTCGTGGTGCTGGGGCCGCCGGGCGCGCCCGGTGCGCCCGCGGCGGCGGGACTGGCCCTGGCGTCCGCGCTCGCCGCGTCGGGGGTCGCCGTCGCGCTCGCCCGGCCCGCCAGCCGCTGGCCGTTCGGCGCCGCGATGGCGGTCGCCGCCGTCGCGGTGGTGCTGCTGGTGGTCCAGGGGTGA
- a CDS encoding type III polyketide synthase — MSRIAAVAPALPEHVYPQAEITAEVAGLVTRDPRRRALLDRVHASSGITTRHTALPLEKYAGLTSFGETNDVFLREGLELAARAVTDALAAVGLRPADVDHLFFTTVTGVSAPSLDALLVGRLGMRPDVRRVPSFGLGCAGGAAGLARVDDHLAGHPDEVAVLLSVELCSLTLQHDDDSTANLVASGLFGDGAAAAVLLGDRRAAALGLDGPAVVGARSALYPGTEHDLGWQVGGSGFRIVLSGGMADTVAAHAAADVAALLDPLGAGVADVARWVVHPGGPKILDAVQDALGLGPDALAGSRAALARAGNLSSAAVLHVLADVLAGPPPDPGALGAVLAFGPGVGAELVALRWPEVAA, encoded by the coding sequence ATGTCCCGCATCGCGGCCGTCGCCCCCGCGCTCCCCGAGCACGTCTACCCGCAGGCCGAGATCACCGCGGAGGTGGCGGGCCTGGTGACCCGCGACCCCCGGCGGCGGGCCCTGCTGGACCGGGTGCACGCGTCCAGCGGCATCACGACCCGGCACACCGCGCTGCCACTGGAGAAGTACGCGGGGCTGACGTCGTTCGGCGAGACGAACGACGTGTTCCTGCGCGAGGGCCTGGAGCTGGCCGCGCGGGCGGTGACCGACGCCCTGGCCGCGGTCGGCCTGCGGCCCGCGGACGTCGACCACCTGTTCTTCACCACGGTCACGGGCGTCTCCGCGCCGTCGCTCGACGCGCTCCTGGTGGGCCGGCTGGGGATGCGGCCGGACGTGCGACGGGTGCCGAGCTTCGGCCTCGGCTGCGCGGGCGGGGCCGCCGGGCTCGCCCGTGTCGACGACCACCTCGCGGGCCACCCCGACGAGGTGGCCGTGCTGCTGTCGGTCGAGCTGTGCTCGCTCACGCTCCAGCACGACGACGACTCGACCGCCAACCTGGTCGCGAGCGGCCTGTTCGGCGACGGCGCCGCGGCGGCGGTGCTGCTCGGCGACCGCCGGGCGGCGGCGCTCGGGCTGGACGGGCCGGCCGTCGTCGGGGCGCGCAGCGCGCTCTACCCCGGGACCGAGCACGACCTCGGCTGGCAGGTCGGCGGCTCGGGGTTCCGCATCGTGCTCTCCGGCGGCATGGCGGACACCGTCGCCGCGCACGCCGCCGCGGACGTCGCCGCGCTGCTCGACCCGCTGGGCGCGGGGGTCGCGGACGTCGCCCGCTGGGTCGTGCACCCTGGCGGTCCGAAGATCCTCGACGCCGTGCAGGACGCGCTGGGGCTCGGACCCGACGCGCTCGCCGGGTCGCGCGCCGCGCTCGCGCGGGCGGGCAACCTGTCGTCGGCCGCCGTCCTGCACGTCCTGGCCGACGTGCTCGCGGGTCCGCCGCCCGACCCGGGGGCGCTGGGGGCGGTCCTGGCGTTCGGCCCCGGGGTGGGCGCCGAGCTGGTCGCGCTGCGCTGGCCGGAGGTGGCCGCGTGA
- a CDS encoding isoprenylcysteine carboxyl methyltransferase family protein: MLWFDVLVALTALERLAELVVSSRNARWSFARGGVESGRGHFPPMVALHTGLLLACVLEAHLADRPFLPWLGWPALVLVLASQALRWWCIATLGPRWNTRVIVVPGLPLVDRGPYRWIPHPNYVAVVVEGIALPLVHTAWVTALAFTVLNAVLLLGFRIPAEERALAAATGGGGPVPAPGR; the protein is encoded by the coding sequence CTGCTGTGGTTCGACGTCCTGGTCGCGCTGACGGCCCTCGAGCGGCTGGCCGAGCTCGTCGTCTCGTCGCGGAACGCCCGCTGGTCGTTCGCCCGCGGCGGCGTCGAGTCCGGCCGCGGGCACTTCCCGCCGATGGTCGCCCTGCACACCGGGCTCCTGCTGGCCTGCGTGCTGGAGGCGCACCTCGCCGACCGGCCGTTCCTCCCCTGGCTCGGCTGGCCGGCGCTGGTCCTCGTGCTGGCGAGCCAGGCGCTGCGCTGGTGGTGCATCGCGACGCTCGGACCCCGGTGGAACACCCGGGTCATCGTCGTGCCGGGGCTCCCGCTGGTGGACCGCGGCCCGTACCGGTGGATCCCGCACCCGAACTACGTCGCCGTGGTCGTCGAGGGCATCGCGCTGCCGCTCGTGCACACCGCCTGGGTGACCGCGCTCGCGTTCACCGTGCTCAACGCCGTGCTGCTGCTCGGGTTCCGGATCCCCGCCGAGGAGCGCGCGCTCGCGGCGGCGACGGGCGGCGGCGGACCGGTGCCCGCGCCGGGCCGGTGA